In Balaenoptera acutorostrata chromosome 19, mBalAcu1.1, whole genome shotgun sequence, the following proteins share a genomic window:
- the LOC103007474 gene encoding Friend virus susceptibility protein 1-like has product MPRGGVRPGAGGRAVRAARAIKQKVLQLAHAVEKVSVRCVFKLRALPPWWFPQELSSPRQFLQEANSSTRPLAPVAMAGQGDRYYTYTELLAIARRFRQNPNELMITWILRVYDQGGLALALNSRELVMLGDLTGDAVFNYRCKALRGDGKTLLAWLLLAWRQRWESFLHFEGTELPFRPWTTMEEGIQLVRELGMLDWIYREPPPLPEPEWLVPEDVPFTQGLQRRLLTAAPSELRLPLVGLLVKGVTVLEAVMVIQTVADVGLLWRQSQPGRARLMLGPNPTRKDLMGWLLSHGMPKARVEKQPTKVLLELYVQEAKRSRSRDTYGPGEEQPPCPPYSDQACGAEPPVRHD; this is encoded by the exons ATGCCTCGGGGCGGAGTCCGACCTGGGGCCGGGGGGCGGGCCGTGCGAGCGGCGCGCGCAATAAAGCAGAAGGTGCTGCAACTCGCACACGCGGTGGAGAAAGTGAGCGTTCG GTGTGTCTTCAAGCTGAGGGCCCTCCCACCTTG GTGGTTCCCCCAGGAGTTGAGCAGCCCTCG GCAGTTCCTCCAGGAGGCCAACAGCTCCACCAGGCCTCTCG CTCCCGTGGCCATGGCGGGGCAGGGCGACCGCTACTACACGTACACTGAGCTCCTGGCCATCGCCCGACGCTTCCGGCAGAACCCCAACGAGCTCATGATCACCTGGATCCTGCGGGTGTATGACCAGGggggcctggccctggccctgaaCTCCAGGGAGCTGGTGATGCTGGGCGACCTGACCGGCGATGCCGTCTTCAACTACCGCTGCAAGGCCCTGCGGGGCGACGGCAAGACACTGCTGGCCTGGCTGCTGCTGGCCTGGCGCCAGCGCTGGGAGTCCTTCCTGCACTTCGAGGGCACCGAGCTGCCCTTCCGACCCTGGACCACCATGGAGGAGGGCATCCAGCTGGTGCGAGAGCTGGGCATGCTCGACTGGATCTACCGCGAGCCGCCGCCCCTCCCCGAGCCCGAGTGGCTGGTGCCCGAGGACGTGCCCTTCACGCAGGGCCTGCAGCGGCGCCTGCTGACGGCCGCGCCCTCCGAGCTGCGGCTCCCGCTGGTTGGCCTGCTGGTCAAGGGCGTGACGGTGCTGGAGGCGGTGATGGTGATCCAGACCGTGGCCGACGTGGGCCTGCTCTGGCGCCAGAGCCAGCCGGGCCGCGCCAGGCTCATGCTGGGGCCCAACCCGACGCGCAAGGACCTCATGGGCTGGCTGCTGAGCCACGGCATGCCCAAGGCGCGGGTGGAGAAGCAGCCCACCAAGGTGCTCCTGGAGCTGTACGTCCAAGAGGCCAAGCGCAGCCGCAGCCGCGACACGTACGGGCCAGGGGAGGAGCAGCCCCCGTGTCCCCCGTACTCCGACCAAGCCTGTGGGGCGGAGccgcccgtgcgccacgactag